One region of Deinococcus apachensis DSM 19763 genomic DNA includes:
- a CDS encoding ABC transporter substrate-binding protein, whose protein sequence is MKNVALVTAVLLTALQPSTNAQTRTPVKIRFVSLAWQTQAIAATKEVINSCDAKNAGYQVEYQQVSWDAIQDYLTTSFEAKNVPDVFHYESTPVMEFATRGYLTDLSKMIPAEMKADIAKGAWATVTNDAGGVYAVPFLWESLITLYNKDLFKQAGIRPPTVAKPWTWEEFQKASKALTKDKNGDGTIDQYGSAFGLRSPTNRILNLSLGFGGDYFYKSGNKYVVRVGEKEKALLRILLNMHYTDKSASPDGLTAQSPELFNGFFSGKYAMLPGIGVWARQTIAESGPKGFNWGVLPPIKATSQEQGSATQTLSIPTASTHKKEAMQFITCFVNRVNNGKLAAGDWLFPTRTSSLRGTPFQSEANGWKTATESAKYLTMAPFQQVNGFTEVRTKVLTPTFQQLLANRISLDDAVRQIEQQGNEILSRYYK, encoded by the coding sequence GTGAAAAACGTTGCCCTGGTCACCGCTGTGCTCCTCACCGCCCTGCAGCCCTCAACCAACGCGCAGACCCGAACCCCGGTGAAGATCCGTTTCGTCAGCCTCGCCTGGCAAACCCAGGCCATAGCGGCCACCAAGGAAGTCATCAACTCCTGCGACGCCAAAAATGCCGGTTACCAGGTCGAGTATCAGCAGGTCTCCTGGGATGCCATCCAGGATTATCTCACGACCTCCTTCGAGGCTAAGAATGTGCCGGACGTCTTTCACTACGAGTCGACGCCCGTGATGGAGTTCGCGACACGTGGGTACCTGACAGACCTGTCCAAGATGATTCCTGCGGAGATGAAGGCGGACATCGCCAAGGGTGCCTGGGCGACGGTAACCAACGATGCTGGTGGCGTGTACGCGGTTCCGTTCCTCTGGGAGTCTCTCATCACGCTCTACAACAAGGACCTTTTCAAGCAAGCCGGTATCAGGCCACCCACCGTTGCCAAGCCCTGGACATGGGAGGAATTCCAGAAGGCGTCCAAGGCGCTCACCAAGGACAAGAACGGGGACGGCACCATCGACCAGTACGGCTCCGCGTTCGGCCTGCGCTCGCCGACCAACCGCATCCTCAACCTCTCCCTGGGCTTCGGCGGGGACTACTTCTATAAGAGTGGGAACAAGTATGTGGTGCGGGTTGGGGAAAAGGAAAAAGCACTGCTCCGGATCCTGCTCAACATGCACTACACCGACAAGTCCGCCTCGCCCGACGGGCTGACTGCACAGAGCCCAGAGCTGTTCAACGGCTTTTTCTCGGGCAAGTACGCCATGCTGCCCGGCATCGGCGTCTGGGCGCGTCAAACTATCGCCGAGAGTGGCCCCAAGGGCTTTAACTGGGGTGTCCTTCCCCCCATCAAGGCAACGAGCCAGGAGCAGGGCTCAGCCACCCAGACGCTCAGCATCCCCACCGCTTCGACCCACAAGAAGGAAGCGATGCAGTTCATCACCTGCTTCGTGAACCGGGTGAACAACGGCAAACTGGCGGCCGGTGACTGGCTGTTCCCGACCCGCACGTCCTCCCTGAGGGGCACGCCCTTCCAGTCGGAGGCCAACGGCTGGAAAACCGCCACGGAATCCGCGAAGTACCTCACCATGGCGCCCTTCCAGCAGGTCAACGGCTTCACTGAGGTCCGGACGAAGGTACTGACGCCCACCTTCCAGCAATTGCTGGCCAACCGTATCAGTCTCGATGACGCAGTCCGGCAAATCGAGCAGCAGGGCAACGAAATTCTCTCCAGATATTACAAGTGA
- a CDS encoding carbohydrate ABC transporter permease: protein MSLLLLLFVLFLAFPVVWLLSTALKSTAEIFNTTAFLPKAPTLENFGVAIRDLGILQSAANTFKISLISAALTLAIATPAAYVLARRSTGVNRAVMVWILVTQTFPVILIIVPLFLILARAHLVNTHLGLILVYVVWSLPFVLWMLQGYITGIPVELEEAAAVDGATQAQAIRHILVPLILPALVATGLYAFINAWNEFFFALVLLKSPELTTIQVNLSRLKGIEGLARWGPLAAGSVLATIPTLILFAFMQRRLVSGLLAGGVKA from the coding sequence ATGTCCCTGCTGCTGCTGCTGTTCGTTCTCTTCCTCGCCTTCCCCGTGGTGTGGCTGCTGTCGACGGCACTGAAGTCAACGGCAGAGATTTTCAACACAACGGCATTCCTTCCCAAAGCCCCGACTCTGGAGAATTTCGGGGTGGCCATCCGCGACCTGGGGATCCTGCAGAGTGCGGCCAACACGTTCAAGATCAGCCTCATCTCTGCCGCCCTGACACTGGCTATCGCCACGCCAGCAGCCTACGTCCTTGCCCGGCGCTCTACGGGCGTCAATCGCGCGGTCATGGTGTGGATTCTGGTCACCCAGACGTTCCCGGTGATTCTGATCATCGTGCCCTTGTTTCTGATTCTGGCCCGGGCGCACTTGGTCAACACCCACCTCGGCCTGATCCTGGTGTACGTGGTGTGGAGCCTGCCGTTCGTGCTGTGGATGCTCCAGGGCTACATCACTGGCATTCCTGTCGAGTTGGAGGAGGCGGCGGCCGTGGACGGAGCCACGCAGGCCCAGGCCATCCGGCACATTCTGGTGCCGCTCATCCTGCCAGCGCTGGTCGCGACCGGCCTGTACGCCTTCATCAACGCGTGGAACGAGTTCTTTTTCGCCCTGGTGCTGCTCAAGTCTCCCGAACTCACCACCATCCAGGTGAACCTCTCGCGGCTCAAGGGCATTGAGGGACTCGCCCGCTGGGGGCCTCTGGCGGCGGGAAGCGTCCTGGCCACTATTCCAACCCTGATCCTCTTCGCCTTCATGCAGCGCCGCTTGGTGTCAGGCCTGCTCGCTGGCGGCGTCAAAGCCTAG